TAATTATGTGGCCATGATCATTATGGAACTATGCAAGGGAGGAAAAATTTGATGGCAAAATTGTATGTTAAGTATAATCCCTATCGTTTACAAACAGAAATTAGGATTAATGGCAATGCCATAGAAAAAGACAGCAGGCTGTACAAATATGTCAAGGACAAGCGTTTACAGGAATGGGTGGGGGATTTTCCAGAAGAATTGCGAAAAGCAGTCAACACTGTAGATTTTGATATAAAATTTCACGGCATGGAAATGGATTGGGATGATTTTGAAGATGCCTTTCATCAGGCAGTGGAGAGAGGTGTTATAAAGCCGCCTGCTATGGAATTCATCGCAGGGAAGTCTCAGAAAAACATCGTGGAGAAATTGACAAAGATTTTTGATGATTTGCGAGATGAGAATGCTCCTGTAGAGGCATTCAAAGATGAAGCTCTGAAAAAATCATTTGATAATGTGAAGAATGCTGTATTTCCTATCAATGTCATTGCTACGATGAGCTCTGGAAAATCTACACTAATCAATGCCTTGTTATCAAGGAAGATGATGCCATCTAAAAATGAGGCTTGCACAGCCACCGTAACCCGAATAACCGATAATGACAGAGATGATTTTCAAGGAATTGCATACGATAGAGAGGGAAATATCATCTCAAAAATAGAGAATATAGCCTATGAGAATATGGTGGAGCTGAATGAAGATCCTAAAGTGCAAGAAATTGCCATATCCGGCAATATCCCTTTTATCGATGCCAACACAACGGCTTTGCGTTTAGTGGATACACCGGGACCAAATAATTCACAGAATCAAGCCCATAAAAATACAACATATAGAGCTGTAGAAAGTGATGCAAACAATTTAATACTGTATGTGTTGAACGGGACGCAACTGGCTACCAATGATGATGATCATCTACTCAATCATGTGGCAGAGAAAATCCGTACCGGAGGAAAATTGATGCGGGACAGATTTTTGTTTGCCATAAACCGCATGGATGATTTCAACCCGGAGGAAGAGAATATCGAATCTGCCATTGAGAAGGCAAGGACTTACTTAGTTAATCATGGTATAGAGAATCCGCAGATTTTCCCATGTTCTGCTTATACAGCCTTGAATATTCGCACATATCTCAGGGATATAGATCCTGCTAAGTTAACATTGGATGATATGGATAACCTTCCTAATGCAGCTTTGGATACTATTAGCAAAATGAGACGGTTTAGGAAGCATGAATCCATGCACTTAGAAGCATACAGTAATTTGTCTCCTATAGCCAAGCGGGAACTGAATGCTGAATTAGCTGCTGCTTTAGATAGTAAAGACAGCAAAGGGCAAGTGTTAATCCACTGTGGCATACGCTCTATAGAGTCTGCCATCATCGCCTATGTGAAAAAATATGCTATGACTAAAAAAATCAAGGATCTGGTAGAAACTTTTCAAGGCGTATTGGAAGCCAGTGAAGTCCTGGCAAAAGTCAAGGCAACGGTGGCTACGGATGAAAATGCACTAAGGGAAATTAATGAGCGTGCGAAGATTATTCAGGCGCGTATAGATGACGGCAAAGAAGCACAAAAATTCAAAGCTAAGATAAATGCTTTCAATCCGATGAAATCTATAGAGGAGAAAACCGAGGAGTTGCAGGATAAGATAGAGGACGAGATTATTCAAATTTTTAGAAGATATGATGATGTTATTGAAAGTAAGAGTGAGGCTGTGCGGCTGGTAAATCAGTTCACGGATATGGCATCCAATACTATGGCTAAATTGGCA
The Selenomonas ruminantium AC2024 DNA segment above includes these coding regions:
- a CDS encoding dynamin family protein, whose amino-acid sequence is MAKLYVKYNPYRLQTEIRINGNAIEKDSRLYKYVKDKRLQEWVGDFPEELRKAVNTVDFDIKFHGMEMDWDDFEDAFHQAVERGVIKPPAMEFIAGKSQKNIVEKLTKIFDDLRDENAPVEAFKDEALKKSFDNVKNAVFPINVIATMSSGKSTLINALLSRKMMPSKNEACTATVTRITDNDRDDFQGIAYDREGNIISKIENIAYENMVELNEDPKVQEIAISGNIPFIDANTTALRLVDTPGPNNSQNQAHKNTTYRAVESDANNLILYVLNGTQLATNDDDHLLNHVAEKIRTGGKLMRDRFLFAINRMDDFNPEEENIESAIEKARTYLVNHGIENPQIFPCSAYTALNIRTYLRDIDPAKLTLDDMDNLPNAALDTISKMRRFRKHESMHLEAYSNLSPIAKRELNAELAAALDSKDSKGQVLIHCGIRSIESAIIAYVKKYAMTKKIKDLVETFQGVLEASEVLAKVKATVATDENALREINERAKIIQARIDDGKEAQKFKAKINAFNPMKSIEEKTEELQDKIEDEIIQIFRRYDDVIESKSEAVRLVNQFTDMASNTMAKLAAELETIINRELVETGEGLLWEYQEKLNRFDKEAQVEALDFDTASLVKDGLMNLRESINAWRSDSFAMEKAEAIGETTIEEETYHEKIGTKKEDVIVGSHEEEVGTRQVKSGSHQVERTRRVKNPDKQGWKFLLFWRDDYVDETYYVNVDDYRTEKVYKTVLDYETVERDVFEERTRTTEKFRADKDKIQADLLAKYQQKLGESIKKSLGYAEEQIDGMKKQFSNSFDELDRRIGEKYKEIKACTVDQKTRKEELEKNKKIIKWIEANIAELNGILDV